A section of the Rhizobium sp. Pop5 genome encodes:
- a CDS encoding glucoamylase family protein: MPELPSTDPELNRIPTEEDLGRLQFTTLLYYLQCTNPDNGLVRDKTQAGAPASIAAVGMALATIPVVVERGIVIREFAAKIARRRLEFLMSCHQGPEPDASGYKGFFYHFLDIETGRRVWQCELSTIDSAFLFAGALTVATYFDADTEDEAKVRTLATSLYERADWNWACDHGATLTHGWRPENGFIPYRWRGYDEGLLLYILGLGSPSHPLPPESYAAYTQSYEWRNIFGRELLYSGPLFTHQLSHMWIDFRDIRDQFMREHGSDYFQNSRHATFVQQEYAIRNPLGFAGYGEHCWGFTASDGPGWTKRNLDGIDREFFDYIARGAPYGPDDGTVSPWAVVASLPFAPEIVIPTVRNFARMKLGMTRLYGFRPSFNRTYTMNDRNDEWWVSPYHFGIDQGPVVLMIENYRTGLLWNIMRRCEPVVVGLRRAGFSDGWL, encoded by the coding sequence ATGCCGGAGTTGCCGTCAACCGATCCCGAACTGAACCGGATACCGACGGAAGAGGATCTCGGTCGCCTTCAGTTCACGACCTTGCTCTATTATCTGCAATGCACCAATCCGGACAACGGATTGGTCCGCGACAAGACCCAGGCAGGCGCACCGGCGAGTATCGCTGCCGTCGGGATGGCGCTTGCCACCATTCCTGTCGTGGTGGAACGCGGCATCGTCATTCGGGAGTTTGCTGCCAAGATCGCCCGACGCCGGCTAGAATTCCTGATGTCTTGCCATCAGGGACCGGAACCGGACGCCTCCGGCTACAAGGGCTTCTTCTATCATTTCCTGGATATCGAGACGGGACGAAGGGTCTGGCAGTGCGAACTGTCGACGATCGACTCGGCTTTCCTGTTCGCCGGCGCTCTGACTGTCGCAACCTATTTCGATGCAGACACCGAGGACGAGGCGAAGGTTCGGACCCTTGCCACATCGCTCTACGAGCGAGCGGACTGGAACTGGGCTTGCGACCACGGGGCGACACTCACCCACGGCTGGCGACCGGAAAACGGCTTCATCCCCTATCGCTGGCGAGGCTATGACGAAGGTCTGCTGCTTTACATTCTCGGTCTCGGCTCACCGAGCCACCCCCTGCCACCGGAAAGCTACGCGGCCTATACGCAGAGCTACGAATGGAGGAATATCTTCGGCCGCGAACTGCTCTATTCCGGCCCGCTCTTCACGCATCAGCTTTCACATATGTGGATCGACTTTCGCGACATTCGCGACCAGTTCATGCGCGAGCATGGCAGTGATTATTTCCAGAACAGCCGGCATGCCACCTTCGTTCAGCAGGAATACGCCATCCGCAATCCGCTGGGCTTTGCAGGTTATGGCGAACATTGCTGGGGGTTCACGGCAAGCGATGGCCCCGGTTGGACGAAGAGAAACTTAGACGGCATCGACAGGGAATTCTTCGACTATATCGCGCGCGGCGCACCCTATGGGCCGGATGACGGAACAGTATCTCCCTGGGCAGTGGTTGCCTCGCTGCCATTTGCGCCCGAAATCGTCATCCCGACCGTCAGGAATTTTGCCCGCATGAAACTTGGCATGACCCGGCTTTACGGGTTCAGGCCATCGTTCAACCGGACATATACGATGAACGACAGGAACGACGAATGGTGGGTCAGCCCTTATCATTTCGGCATCGACCAGGGTCCCGTCGTCCTGATGATCGAAAATTATCGAACCGGCCTGCTGTGGAACATTATGCGTCGGTGCGAGCCGGTGGTGGTCGGTTTGAGGCGAGCGGGTTTTTCAGACGGCTGGTTGTGA
- a CDS encoding DUF982 domain-containing protein, whose translation MEFIATAEDALAKLHDNWPRPERAYRHAVESCQDVVRGWAPTYVARMAFEEAVKEAGLHLHL comes from the coding sequence GTGGAGTTCATCGCCACCGCGGAGGATGCGCTTGCAAAGCTGCACGATAACTGGCCGCGACCGGAACGAGCCTACCGGCATGCCGTGGAGAGCTGTCAGGACGTCGTTCGAGGCTGGGCTCCGACCTATGTCGCGCGGATGGCATTCGAGGAAGCCGTCAAAGAGGCCGGTCTTCATCTTCACCTCTAG
- a CDS encoding ABC transporter ATP-binding protein/permease produces the protein MSKQQIPLKVTATRLVRAVRLFMTSDVGGRAAFLLTSLIALFGGVSALNVVNSFVGRHFMTAIAERQTAEFIRQAILYSGAFAASTIVSVIARFAEERLALLWREFLTRRAIGLYMSGGAFYRLGVQGTLSFPDQRIAEDIKAFATTTLSFLLMLLSSLLTVFTFSSVLWLISPLLFFTAVVYAAFGSFMTIVLGRPLIKLNYNQLDNEAAFRSGLISVRENAESIMIEGTEQRHANRLSRQFDDLAANFRRIISINRNVGFFTTGYNWMIQILPVVIIAPAFMRGDMEFGVITQSAAAFAMLVGAFSFIVAQFNSISSFAAVVARISSLIEAIESAHGAPDTRFERIEAEGIFAYERLTLTSPSGEVLLKELSVLIPADRRVVVTGAGDAAGAALFRATAGLDMSGIGRIVTPSHQQVRFLGQRTYSGPGTLRQILAPSKPSAETTDAEIFALLKNVGLARDLMPGDLDSEQDWSSLLSPREQQLVALASALIAAPSYIVLEKADAIFGHEHLAGILKLFVDRRIACINFAEPGAPRSAYDAVLEYGPDGSWTWVDQNTRGEDEDRPL, from the coding sequence ATGAGCAAACAGCAAATTCCGCTCAAGGTGACGGCGACACGGCTTGTCCGCGCGGTCAGACTCTTCATGACATCCGATGTCGGCGGACGGGCCGCGTTCCTTCTCACCTCCCTGATCGCCCTTTTTGGCGGCGTTAGTGCACTGAATGTGGTCAACAGCTTCGTCGGCCGACATTTCATGACTGCCATCGCTGAAAGGCAAACGGCCGAATTCATCCGCCAGGCGATCCTCTACTCCGGCGCTTTTGCCGCCTCGACGATCGTCTCGGTGATCGCGCGCTTCGCCGAAGAGCGGCTGGCTTTGCTTTGGCGAGAATTCCTCACCCGTCGCGCCATCGGCCTCTATATGAGCGGCGGTGCTTTCTACCGGCTCGGCGTTCAGGGCACACTTTCTTTCCCCGATCAGCGGATCGCCGAGGATATAAAGGCATTCGCGACGACGACGCTCTCGTTCCTGCTCATGCTGCTCAGCAGCCTGTTGACGGTTTTCACTTTTTCGAGCGTGTTATGGCTGATCAGCCCGCTTCTTTTCTTTACCGCTGTCGTCTACGCTGCCTTCGGATCGTTTATGACGATCGTCCTGGGGCGGCCTTTGATCAAGCTGAATTATAACCAGCTCGACAATGAAGCGGCCTTCCGCTCCGGGCTGATCAGTGTCCGAGAAAACGCGGAATCGATTATGATCGAGGGCACGGAGCAGCGCCATGCCAACCGATTATCGAGGCAGTTCGACGATCTCGCCGCGAACTTCAGGCGGATAATCTCCATCAATCGCAACGTCGGGTTCTTCACCACCGGCTACAACTGGATGATACAGATCCTGCCTGTTGTCATCATCGCGCCTGCTTTCATGCGGGGCGACATGGAATTCGGCGTGATCACGCAATCGGCGGCAGCCTTTGCGATGCTCGTTGGTGCGTTTTCCTTCATTGTCGCACAATTCAACTCGATCTCGAGCTTCGCGGCCGTCGTAGCGCGCATCAGTTCGCTCATTGAGGCGATCGAAAGCGCGCATGGCGCGCCGGATACGCGCTTCGAACGCATCGAGGCCGAAGGTATTTTCGCTTACGAACGCCTGACGCTGACATCGCCGAGCGGCGAGGTATTGCTGAAGGAATTGTCGGTCCTTATCCCGGCCGATAGACGTGTGGTCGTAACCGGAGCGGGTGACGCCGCAGGCGCCGCCTTGTTCCGGGCCACAGCGGGACTAGATATGTCGGGGATAGGACGCATCGTCACCCCATCTCATCAGCAGGTGCGGTTTCTCGGTCAGCGAACCTATTCGGGTCCGGGAACCCTGCGTCAGATCCTGGCGCCATCAAAGCCTTCGGCCGAGACAACGGATGCTGAAATCTTCGCTTTGCTGAAGAATGTCGGGCTCGCCCGCGATCTCATGCCTGGCGACCTCGACAGCGAACAGGACTGGTCTAGCCTGCTGTCGCCGCGCGAACAACAGCTCGTCGCCCTTGCGAGCGCGCTGATAGCCGCTCCGTCATACATTGTTCTGGAAAAAGCCGATGCCATCTTCGGGCACGAGCATCTTGCCGGAATTCTTAAGCTATTTGTGGATCGAAGGATCGCCTGCATCAATTTCGCCGAACCGGGTGCGCCGCGTTCAGCCTATGATGCCGTTCTCGAATATGGTCCTGACGGTTCCTGGACGTGGGTCGATCAAAACACTAGAGGTGAAGATGAAGACCGGCCTCTTTGA
- a CDS encoding M81 family metallopeptidase, giving the protein MRIAVGGIHIECSTYNPVLNEEKDFRVIRGAALLESPYFAFLKDYDAEFLPTIHARAIAGGPVSRATYETFKNEFLERLKPMLPLDGLYLAMHGAMYVEGMEDAEGDWITAARALVGEDCTVSASYDLHGNVTQRIIDALDIYSTYRTAPHIDVEETMRRSVFMLVKSLKTGVRPVVLWAPIPVVLPGERTSTVDEPAKGLYDMLPEIDAIEGVWDASLMVGYVWADEPRATAAAIMTGTDRAVLEREAKRLARAYWDARGDFVFGCEIGSIEECVARAMASPTAPVVLAESGDNPTGGGVGDRADVLAELIARNASGVVFAGIADKAAAETCYAAGVGAELTLSVGASLDIKGSKPVTDRFSVKFLHETSDPSDRQAVVSIGGIDLVLSAKRRPYHNIVDFTRLGLDPHRAKIIVVKSGYLSPELAPIANPNLMALSPGVVDQFVERLPRLRKQHPTYPFDKDFAFAPQVFFSARSVGA; this is encoded by the coding sequence ATGCGCATCGCCGTCGGTGGCATTCATATCGAATGCAGCACATACAATCCCGTCCTGAACGAGGAGAAGGATTTTCGCGTGATACGGGGCGCGGCGCTGCTGGAATCGCCCTACTTCGCCTTCCTCAAGGATTACGACGCCGAATTCCTGCCGACGATCCATGCCCGCGCCATTGCCGGCGGCCCGGTTTCGCGCGCCACCTACGAAACCTTCAAGAATGAATTCCTCGAGCGGCTGAAGCCGATGCTGCCTCTCGACGGCCTCTATCTCGCCATGCACGGCGCCATGTATGTCGAGGGCATGGAAGATGCCGAAGGCGACTGGATCACCGCCGCCCGCGCGCTTGTCGGCGAGGATTGCACGGTTTCGGCAAGCTACGATCTGCACGGCAACGTCACGCAGCGCATCATCGACGCGCTCGACATCTATTCGACCTATCGCACCGCGCCGCACATCGATGTCGAGGAGACGATGCGCCGTTCCGTTTTCATGCTGGTGAAGAGCTTGAAAACAGGCGTGAGGCCGGTCGTTCTCTGGGCGCCGATCCCGGTCGTGCTGCCCGGTGAGCGCACCAGCACCGTCGATGAGCCGGCCAAGGGCCTTTATGACATGCTGCCCGAGATCGATGCGATCGAGGGCGTCTGGGATGCTTCCCTGATGGTCGGTTACGTCTGGGCCGACGAACCGCGCGCCACGGCCGCCGCCATCATGACCGGCACCGACCGCGCCGTGCTGGAGCGCGAGGCAAAGCGTCTTGCCCGGGCCTATTGGGATGCGCGTGGAGACTTCGTCTTCGGCTGCGAGATCGGCTCGATCGAGGAATGTGTCGCCAGAGCAATGGCAAGCCCGACGGCACCCGTGGTGCTCGCCGAATCCGGCGATAACCCCACCGGCGGCGGTGTCGGCGACCGGGCCGACGTCTTGGCCGAACTGATCGCCAGAAATGCCAGCGGCGTCGTCTTCGCCGGCATTGCCGACAAGGCGGCGGCGGAGACGTGTTATGCCGCAGGAGTGGGCGCAGAACTCACCCTCAGCGTCGGCGCCTCGCTCGATATCAAGGGCAGCAAGCCGGTCACGGACCGCTTCTCCGTCAAATTCCTGCATGAGACATCAGATCCCTCCGATCGCCAGGCGGTCGTTTCGATCGGCGGCATCGATCTCGTGCTCTCCGCGAAGCGCCGGCCCTATCACAACATTGTCGATTTCACCCGCCTCGGCCTCGATCCGCACCGGGCGAAAATCATCGTCGTCAAATCGGGTTATCTCTCGCCGGAACTGGCGCCAATCGCCAATCCGAACCTGATGGCGCTGTCGCCGGGCGTGGTCGACCAGTTCGTCGAACGCCTGCCGCGGCTGCGCAAGCAGCACCCGACCTATCCCTTCGACAAGGATTTCGCCTTCGCGCCGCAGGTTTTCTTCTCAGCACGCTCGGTAGGGGCGTGA
- a CDS encoding glucoamylase family protein codes for MLQRIEDIDAALVDRLQHSAFKYFLKYSNPENGLVADTSIGGVPASIAAVGFALSSYPVGVERSWISRAEAAERTVNTLRFFAEARQGEERHATGHRGFFYHFLHMDTGHRAWNSELSTIDTALLLAGVLTSAQYFNREDDETETEIRELATFIYERVDWRWALNKGDTISMGWKPSSGFLRWRYHGFDEAIILYALALASPTHPIPQSCYDAFTSSYSWMMFGEQPYLYAGPLFIHLFSHAWIDFRGIQDKPMAERNWDYFRNTQVVINLQRDYAERNPGQFVGYNRNIWGFTACDGPPPTRRMRGGRQPKVLGYAARGAPLGPDDGTIAPWAALACLPYDKQAALDGTKALLTSYPNLLLEGGFPGGFNPTVQTKRPEGWVDDRTVGIDQGLVVMTVENERSDFIWKLMRQSPTIRLGLERAGFTGGWLEGIEPEEVVRKFG; via the coding sequence ATGCTGCAACGGATTGAAGACATTGATGCCGCGCTCGTCGACAGATTGCAGCATTCAGCGTTCAAGTACTTCCTGAAATATTCCAATCCCGAAAATGGCCTGGTGGCCGATACCTCGATCGGCGGCGTGCCAGCGAGCATCGCGGCCGTCGGCTTCGCGCTTTCATCCTATCCCGTCGGCGTCGAGCGTTCCTGGATCAGCCGAGCGGAAGCAGCCGAACGCACGGTCAATACGTTGCGCTTCTTCGCCGAGGCGCGCCAGGGCGAGGAACGCCACGCGACCGGGCATCGCGGCTTCTTCTATCATTTCCTGCATATGGATACCGGCCATCGCGCCTGGAACAGCGAGCTTTCGACCATCGACACGGCGCTGCTTCTCGCCGGCGTCCTGACATCGGCGCAATATTTCAACCGCGAGGACGACGAGACGGAAACAGAGATCCGCGAACTTGCGACCTTCATCTACGAGCGCGTCGACTGGCGCTGGGCGCTAAACAAGGGCGACACCATCTCCATGGGCTGGAAGCCCTCCTCCGGCTTCCTGCGCTGGCGTTATCACGGCTTCGACGAGGCGATCATCCTCTATGCGCTGGCGCTCGCCTCGCCGACGCACCCGATCCCGCAGTCGTGCTATGACGCCTTCACCTCGAGCTATTCCTGGATGATGTTTGGCGAACAGCCCTATCTCTATGCGGGTCCGCTCTTCATCCATCTTTTCTCGCATGCCTGGATCGATTTCCGCGGTATTCAGGACAAGCCGATGGCGGAGCGGAACTGGGACTATTTCCGCAACACCCAGGTCGTCATTAACCTCCAGCGCGATTATGCCGAGCGCAATCCCGGCCAGTTCGTCGGCTACAACAGGAATATCTGGGGCTTCACCGCCTGCGACGGCCCGCCGCCGACGCGACGCATGCGCGGCGGGCGCCAGCCGAAGGTTCTGGGCTACGCCGCGCGCGGCGCGCCGCTTGGGCCCGATGACGGCACGATCGCACCCTGGGCGGCACTCGCCTGCCTGCCTTACGACAAGCAAGCGGCTCTCGACGGCACCAAGGCCCTTCTGACCAGCTACCCAAACCTGCTCTTGGAAGGTGGCTTCCCCGGCGGCTTCAATCCGACCGTACAGACGAAACGCCCGGAAGGCTGGGTCGACGACCGCACCGTCGGCATCGACCAGGGCCTCGTCGTCATGACCGTCGAGAACGAACGCTCAGATTTCATCTGGAAACTGATGCGGCAATCGCCAACCATCCGCCTGGGGCTCGAGCGCGCCGGCTTTACCGGCGGCTGGCTAGAAGGCATCGAGCCGGAAGAAGTGGTGCGCAAGTTCGGCTAG
- a CDS encoding ABC transporter ATP-binding protein: MTLLTIENISKRYGPVQALKDISLEVQAGSRTAVVGPSGSGKTTLLRIIAGFEQPDAGRVTLDGGVLADGAAVVPAHKRGIGIVSQDGALFPHLSVAENIGFGFERGATDREKRIVELLDMVELDRGMLVRRPHQLSGGQQQRVALARALGRKPRLMLLDEPFSALDTGLRENMRKAVARVLQTAGITAILVTHDQEEALSFADQVAVLREGRLIQAGSPQSLYLHPKDRETALFLGDAVLLPAIIRNGLADCALGRVPIEGSRQGKAEIMLRPEQIRVVADDSDRSYGGRVVEVEFGGAVCTVAVSLDGVALPPIRIKTSSVALPARGDLVRLDIAGKAHVFET, translated from the coding sequence ATGACGCTGCTTACGATCGAAAACATCAGCAAGCGTTATGGCCCGGTTCAGGCGCTGAAGGATATCTCGCTCGAAGTGCAGGCAGGCAGCCGCACCGCCGTCGTCGGCCCTTCCGGTTCGGGCAAGACGACGCTGCTGCGCATCATTGCCGGCTTCGAGCAGCCCGATGCCGGCCGGGTGACGCTGGATGGCGGCGTGCTTGCCGACGGTGCGGCAGTGGTGCCGGCCCACAAGCGCGGCATCGGCATCGTTTCGCAGGACGGCGCGCTGTTCCCGCATCTGAGTGTTGCCGAGAATATCGGCTTTGGCTTCGAGCGTGGGGCGACGGATCGCGAGAAGCGCATCGTCGAGCTGCTCGATATGGTCGAGCTCGATCGCGGCATGCTTGTCCGGCGTCCGCATCAGCTTTCCGGCGGCCAGCAGCAGCGTGTGGCGTTGGCCAGAGCGCTCGGCCGCAAGCCGCGGCTGATGCTGCTCGATGAACCTTTCTCGGCCCTCGATACGGGCCTGCGCGAAAACATGCGCAAGGCGGTTGCGCGCGTGCTGCAGACGGCCGGCATCACCGCTATCCTCGTCACGCATGATCAGGAAGAGGCGCTGAGCTTCGCCGATCAGGTCGCGGTCTTGCGGGAGGGGCGGCTGATCCAGGCCGGATCGCCGCAATCATTGTATCTCCATCCCAAGGATCGCGAGACGGCGCTGTTCCTCGGCGATGCCGTTCTGCTTCCGGCCATCATCCGCAACGGCCTGGCCGATTGCGCTCTCGGTCGCGTTCCCATCGAGGGTAGCCGTCAGGGCAAGGCGGAGATCATGCTGCGGCCCGAGCAGATCCGCGTCGTTGCCGATGATAGCGATCGCAGCTACGGCGGACGTGTCGTCGAAGTGGAATTCGGCGGTGCGGTCTGCACCGTCGCCGTCTCGCTCGACGGCGTCGCCCTGCCGCCGATCCGGATCAAGACTTCGAGCGTCGCGCTTCCGGCGCGCGGCGATCTCGTCCGCCTCGATATTGCCGGAAAGGCGCACGTTTTCGAGACCTGA
- a CDS encoding iron ABC transporter permease translates to MLASGNEAPVAQRAVRMVLPRGRIPHASVMLLATVVAIFSLVPLGFIGWITYDVGWETVKTLVFRPRVGELLVNTLLLESITIPLSIALAVTLAWLTERTDIPFPRLWAWLAIAPLAVPAFVHSYAWVSLIPGMRGLQSGVFVSVVAYYPFLYLPVAAALRRLDPAIEDAASSLGLNPWRVFFRAVLPQLRFAICGGSLLIALHLLSEYGLFVMIRFDTFATAIVDQFQSSYNSPASNMLGGVLVACCLFLLGLEVLLRGNERYARVGSGSPRPADRRRLGWFVVPAVLLPVMLAVLTLGVPLVTLGRWLYLGGADIWRIEVGNAFLQTIVLAVIGGVLATVAAAPMAWLSVRAPGRFQRVLEACHYYVGSLPGVVVALALVTITVRLVLPLYQTFATLLVAYLLLFLPRAMVGLRASIAQAPVELERAAMGLGRTPGQAVRQITMRLAAPGAAASVALAALGITNELTATLMLSPNGVDTLATKFWSLTSEIDYVSAAPYAFMMIVLSLPLTLTLYTQSKRTAGQ, encoded by the coding sequence TTGCTCGCATCCGGCAACGAGGCGCCGGTGGCGCAGAGGGCCGTGCGAATGGTTTTGCCGCGCGGGCGCATCCCGCATGCTTCCGTGATGCTTCTCGCGACCGTCGTCGCGATCTTCAGTCTCGTGCCGCTCGGCTTCATCGGCTGGATAACCTATGATGTCGGCTGGGAAACGGTGAAGACGCTGGTCTTCCGGCCGCGCGTCGGCGAACTCCTCGTCAATACGCTTCTTTTGGAATCGATCACCATTCCGCTGTCGATCGCGCTTGCCGTAACGCTCGCATGGCTGACCGAGCGGACCGACATTCCTTTTCCGCGGCTCTGGGCCTGGCTTGCGATCGCTCCGCTCGCCGTGCCCGCCTTCGTGCACAGCTATGCCTGGGTCAGCCTCATTCCCGGCATGCGCGGCCTGCAGAGCGGCGTCTTCGTCTCGGTGGTCGCCTATTATCCGTTCCTCTATTTGCCGGTCGCCGCCGCGCTGCGTCGTCTCGATCCCGCCATCGAGGATGCAGCATCTTCGCTCGGCCTCAATCCCTGGCGCGTCTTCTTCCGTGCCGTGCTGCCGCAACTGAGATTTGCCATCTGCGGCGGCTCGCTGCTGATCGCGCTGCATCTTCTGTCTGAATACGGTCTGTTCGTGATGATTAGGTTCGATACCTTCGCAACGGCGATCGTCGACCAGTTCCAGTCCTCCTACAACAGTCCGGCCTCCAACATGCTCGGCGGCGTACTCGTCGCCTGCTGCCTGTTCCTGCTCGGCCTGGAAGTGCTGCTGCGCGGCAACGAACGCTATGCCCGCGTCGGCTCGGGCTCGCCGCGTCCGGCCGACCGCCGGCGGCTCGGCTGGTTCGTTGTGCCGGCCGTGTTGCTGCCCGTCATGCTCGCGGTGCTGACACTCGGCGTGCCCCTGGTGACGCTCGGCCGCTGGCTTTATCTCGGCGGCGCCGATATCTGGCGCATCGAAGTCGGCAACGCTTTCCTGCAGACGATCGTGCTTGCCGTCATCGGCGGCGTGCTGGCGACGGTTGCCGCAGCACCGATGGCCTGGCTCTCGGTGCGCGCGCCCGGCCGTTTCCAGCGCGTACTCGAAGCCTGTCATTATTATGTCGGCTCGCTGCCGGGTGTCGTCGTGGCGCTGGCGCTGGTGACGATTACCGTGCGTCTCGTGCTGCCGCTCTACCAGACCTTCGCAACGCTGCTCGTCGCCTATTTGCTGCTTTTCCTGCCACGTGCCATGGTCGGGCTGCGCGCCAGCATCGCCCAGGCGCCGGTGGAGCTGGAACGCGCTGCAATGGGCCTGGGCCGTACGCCGGGCCAGGCGGTGCGGCAGATCACCATGCGGCTTGCCGCCCCCGGAGCGGCCGCCAGCGTCGCGCTCGCCGCACTCGGCATCACCAACGAACTCACGGCGACGCTGATGCTTTCGCCCAACGGCGTCGATACGCTGGCGACAAAATTCTGGTCGCTGACGAGCGAGATCGACTATGTCTCGGCTGCCCCTTACGCCTTCATGATGATCGTGCTGTCGCTGCCGCTCACCCTGACGCTCTATACCCAATCGAAACGGACTGCCGGCCAATGA